A portion of the Callithrix jacchus isolate 240 chromosome 13, calJac240_pri, whole genome shotgun sequence genome contains these proteins:
- the TMEM200C gene encoding transmembrane protein 200C yields MIATGGLLRISARKQDPLRPPSQIPKRKRKAKKRRKNDVVVVKGKLKLCSISGLIALCGILVLLVGIAMAVVGYWPKASGANREGGNQLPPEGSRHRVPTTANSSSSGSKNRSRSHPGAPGGVNSSSAGTPRSTPPARVAAPSSSSTSVGFFFRIFSGYLHSDKLKVFGPLIMGIGIFLFICANAVLHENRDKKTKIINLRDLYSTVIDVHSLRAKDLAAAAAAAAAAASSSSSAPAAAAPGAVPLNGFLSYVQSRGLELKPGSCGGAGDAFGAAAMLAKGSWQLQPAALSGGRRRGAASPPDLASSPRCPREPPSLAEAVYSVYRERSGVAGRRRAAAAAASSCSSPAPCSPPESWGRQSTASSLVGSSLSAFALLPLQRDRDRDRDGDAEGASCSWQMPPGERGSLEIPRGELDLSMTNLRGAKGSVRLARGELEEPEGAVAARATRGQGGRLPRTGRYAALRRRSTSGLPDYRAPPSPEPPPSRGSADPDSSPLAKAASTSPPLRLEDSPPTRRNSGSSQSDDPSSSNKGYAPLQEAGTSSESVLDAVAGQTPDSVVAPSPDAEQSLPEGATQEPPTAEQPQPMQRQFTNKEKLFMISRSHTTGVEEGELESTDI; encoded by the coding sequence ATGATCGCCACCGGAGGCCTGTTGAGAATTTCTGCCAGAAAGCAGGATCCACTCCGCCCCCCAAGCCAGATCCCCAAGCGCAAGCGGAAAGCCAAGAAGAGGCGCAAGAACGACGTGGTGGTGGTGAAAGGCAAGCTGAAGCTGTGCTCCATCTCAGGGCTCATTGCCCTCTGCGGGATCCTGGTGCTGCTGGTGGGCATAGCCATGGCGGTGGTGGGCTACTGGCCAAAGGCCAGTGGGGCCAATCGGGAGGGGGGTAACCAGCTGCCACCTGAGGGCAGCCGCCACCGAGTCCCGACCACCgccaacagcagcagcagtggcagcaaaAACCGGTCCAGGAGCCACCCTGGGGCTCCAGGGGGTGTCAACTCCAGTTCCGCGGGCACGCCGAGGAGCACGCCTCCAGCGCGAGTCGCcgccccttcctcctcttccacgTCTGTGGGCTTCTTCTTCCGAATCTTCTCTGGCTACCTGCACTCTGACAAGCTTAAGGTCTTCGGGCCCCTCATCATGGGCATCGGCATCTTTCTCTTCATCTGCGCAAATGCGGTGCTCCATGAGAACCGGGACAAGAAGACCAAGATCATCAACCTGCGGGACCTCTACTCCACCGTCATCGACGTGCACAGCCTCCGCGCCAAAGACCTGGCGGCCGCCGCCGCAGCAGCGGCCGCAGCCGCCTCCTCGTCGTCGTCTGCCCCCGCCGCGGCGGCCCCCGGGGCCGTACCGCTCAACGGCTTCCTCAGCTACGTGCAGTCGCGGGGCCTGGAGCTGAAGCCCGGGAGCTGCGGTGGCGCCGGGGACGCCTTCGGAGCGGCGGCGATGCTGGCCAAGGGCTCGTGGCAGCTTCAACCCGCGGCGCTGAGCGGCGGCCGACGCCGGGGCGCCGCGTCCCCGCCAGACTTGGCCTCTTCCCCGCGCTGTCCGCGGGAGCCCCCGAGTCTGGCCGAAGCGGTGTACAGCGTCTACCGCGAGCGCTCCGGCGTGGCCGGCCGTCGCCGGGCCGCCGCCGCGGCCGCCAGCAGCTGCAGCAGTCCGGCTCCCTGCAGCCCACCCGAGAGCTGGGGGCGCCAGAGCACCGCCAGCTCCCTCGTGGGCTCCTCGCTGAGCGCCTTCGCGCTGCTGCCCTTGCAAAGAGACCGCGACAGGGACAGGGACGGGGACGCGGAGGGCGCTAGCTGCAGCTGGCAGATGCCGCCGGGGGAACGCGGCTCCCTAGAGATCCCGAGGGGCGAGCTTGACCTGAGCATGACCAACCTCCGCGGAGCCAAGGGCAGCGTGCGCCTGGCGCGCGGGGAGCTGGAGGAGCCCGAAGGCGCGGTAGCTGCGCGCGCCACCAGGGGGCAGGGCGGCCGCTTGCCCAGGACCGGCAGGTACGCGGCCTTGCGGCGCCGCAGCACCAGCGGGCTCCCGGACTACAGGGCGCCGCCGTCCCCCGAACCCCCGCCCTCCCGGGGCAGTGCGGACCCTGACTCCAGCCCTCTGGCCAAAGCCGCCTCCACCTCGCCACCCCTGCGGCTAGAGGACTCGCCCCCCACCAGGCGGAACTCGGGGAGCTCCCAGTCGGATGACCCATCCAGCAGCAATAAGGGCTACGCCCCCCTGCAGGAGGCCGGCACCTCCTCTGAGTCGGTCTTGGACGCAGTAGCGGGTCAAACGCCAGACTCTGTGGTCGCCCCTTCTCCGGATGCGGAGCAGAGTCTCCCGGAGGGTGCCACTCAAGAGCCACCCACGGCCGAGCAACCTCAGCCGATGCAGAGGCAGTTTACAAACAAAGAGAAACTCTTCATGATTTCCAGGTCTCATACCACAGGGGTAGAAGAAGGAGAACTGGAAAGCACAGACATTTAG